In Halorhabdus rudnickae, the following proteins share a genomic window:
- a CDS encoding PDGLE domain-containing protein, which translates to MVVLSPAFAWAAGRVGYTEPLEHAAEATGATAHAVTTLPGLLPDYGIPGVDPYVGTLLSGLVGAALVLAIGWLAGRPLTADREPR; encoded by the coding sequence GGTCGTCCTGTCTCCGGCGTTCGCCTGGGCTGCCGGCCGGGTCGGATATACCGAGCCCTTAGAACACGCCGCGGAGGCGACCGGCGCGACCGCCCACGCCGTGACGACGCTGCCGGGGCTGCTGCCGGACTACGGGATCCCGGGAGTCGATCCCTACGTCGGGACGCTCCTCTCGGGGCTCGTCGGCGCGGCGCTCGTGCTGGCGATCGGCTGGCTCGCCGGACGCCCGCTGACCGCAGACCGTGAGCCACGCTGA